The DNA region GGCGTCGGCAAAGCGGGAGCGGTCCCGGGCCAGGCCGGCGCACCAGGCGCTGAGCTGATAGCCCAGGGTTACCGGCTGGGCGCGCTGGAGGTGGGTGTAGCCGGGCATGATGCTTTCGGTATGCTGTTCCGCCTGGTCCAGCAGGGCCCGGATGGTTTCGGTAAGTTCGGCGCCCAGTTCCGGCACGGCCCGCTTGAGGTAGAGCCGGAAATCAAGGGCCACCTGATCGTTGCGGCTGCGGCCTGCGTGGACCATGCGGCCCGCGTCTCCCAGGCGCTCGGTGAGGATCCCTTCTATAAACGAGTGGATGTCTTCGGCGCCCGGATCAATGGCCAGTTTCCCCGCTTCCAGCTCGTCGGCGATCCGGGCCAGCTCGGTGTCCAAGGCCGTCGCAGTCTCCGGGGGGATGATGCCTTGTTTGCCCAGCATGGCCGCATGGGCCCGGCTCCCCAGTATGTCGTCCTGTGCGAGCCGCTGATCCACCGAGATGGATGCTTGGAACGCGAAAGCCTCGGCCTCGGGTTTTTCCGCGAGCCGGCCTGCCCAGAGGACCTGGGGGGTGGGTTTGTTGTCCTGATCTTTCATTGTTGCGCCTCGCTAAGTCTTTGTTTTACCTTATTATATCACAAGTGATAATTCAAGCTGGGGCTTTTTTTCGAACGCCATGATCTTGCCTAGATAGACCAAGGATTGAGAAATTTGAGACCGTTAACTTTTTTGAAGTCATCAATGTTTCTGGTAACAAGGGTAAAGCCCTCAATCAGAGAGGTCGCCGCAATTATCGCGTCCGGAAGTTTTATTTTGCTTTTTTTCGCCAGGGCTATGGTTTGCTGGACGACAGCCTCGCTTAAGGGATGGATTATTGAACTATTGATAAAATCCATAAGTGTTTTTTCATTTTCGGGCGTATCGTTATGCCGTAGAACTTCCATTTGGGAAATAACCGATATATGCGGCGTGTTGTCGATAATCGCGGCGACAGCCTTTAATCCCGAAGCGGGAATTTTAGCTGCTAAATAGCCAATTATGACATTGGAGTCTAATAGGAATCCTGAGTCCATTCGTTACGGCCTTCTTGCAGGGAATTCTGAAAAGCTGCGTATGCATCATCGGAAAGCCTCAGGGCGCCGACAAAACGTTCTGAAAGCTTTTTTTCGACGAGACCGGGGCGCTTATCTGTATCTTTCCCCGACAAAGAGGTTTTATGTTTGAGATAACCCACAAAATCACGGATTTCTCCTATATAACTGGCGGGGAGTCCCTCAATTTCTTTCAAGAGCAGTTCTGTCTCAGACATAATTTCCTCATTTCTTTTAATCTATCACCAAAATCGTCGAATTTCAAGGATCATTCTGAATGGGATGTCGATTCCCAAAAGTGGCGCCTATTCCCTTTTCCTCTGTTTAATTCGATTTTAGTCTTTATTTTGTAATTACTTGAGAAATAAAGTTTTCATGAAGATCGCCTAAAGTTTTACCAAATGCCTCATTAATATCAACTTTATATTTTTCTAAAATATCTACAATATTGTCTGGAATTAGCTTTTCAGGTTTAAGTAGTTCATACGCTTCAATATTTAAAGCGCTGGCTATTTTTGCCAATGTCCGAGGGGACAGCCATTTTTTACCATTTTCAATATCACTAAGGAAAGGTATAGAAATGCCAATTTTTTCGGCAAATTCCGCCTGGGATAACTTACGATAATTACGGTATTTTTTTATATTAAGGCTCAAAATCGACCTTAAATCACGTTCATTCATAAAAATTATCCTTTGGCTTATTTATTATGCTTTCAGATTGACAAAATATGAATAATCTATTAGATTAAGCACATTAGCTATTAGAAAATACCCTTATTTATTATTAAAATAGAAAGGTATTTGTAATTTTGGTTAAAACATTTGATAAGGTGGTGAAAAATGAGTAGCGAGAAAGGTCAAAAGATGAAAGAAGGGGTGAAGACCGGAGTAAGCATTGTGGGAAAGGTTATAAAATGGATTTTTATAGCCATTTTGATTATTATCGCTTTGGTAATAGGTTTTTCGGTTTATACATGTACGGTTGCAACAAAAGCGGCAGTTGATGTAGGTAAAACTGTAATTGAAAATGCTGATAAACTTGGCGATCCTGAATTAATACAGAAGGCAGACGAGGTAAAGGATTCGTTAAATCAACTGGATCAGGCACTTAATTCCTTAAAAAATATTGGAGGAAGTAAAGATAAATGAAACGCTTTATTATGGGCTCATTGTTAGTGCTTTTCTTTTTAAGCATCTTGACTAGTTGTGCGTCATTACTTGGTGAAAATAGTAAGACTCTGGCTATAAAATCTGATCCTGCAAACGCCACTGCTATAATTTATGATTCCAATAATAATAGGGTTGCTGAAAAATTAACCCCTACTGAAATAATATTGAAAAAGGCGGGAAAGTATACTATTGAAATTGAAAAAGAAGAGTACTCACCTGTAAAAAAAGTCGTACCTGTAAAGAAACAATTCAATCACGCATTTTGGTTAAATTTTTTAATAAGTGGTGTTGGGTTAGGATATTCACTGGCACTTGATCCAATTTTTACAACAGATCCATTAAATGCATATGCTTTGGCAGGTTATGGTTTGGGAGCTGTTGGTATAATTGGTATTTTTTACGACATAGCGAAAGGTTCCCTTACCAGTGTATCACCAAAAGAAGTAAATTTTAACCTTAACATGACACAAGCAGCATTAGCGATTAAAGAAGCACAAGAAAAAGAAAAACAGCGCATTGCCGCCGAGAAAGCAGAAAATGAACGTCTGTCCGCAGAGGCAAAAAGAAATGATGAAGAGGCAAAGAGAAAAGCTGAGGAGGAAGCAAATAGATACGATGCATCGAAATTCACTGTTGTACCAACGAATTTTAAACCATCCCGGTATGCCCCAGCCGATTTATTCGAGGCAGTAGCAGCTTCCAAGAAATTGCAAATATCTTTAAATAAACAAGAAGCTGTAGCTAATGAATTTGCATCAGCATTTATGCTTGGCTTAGGTGGAAGCTATATTGAGAATTTTGTATCTGAAGCTGTTTTTGTTTATCAGGATGGTACAGTCATAGAATTCACTTCTGATGATAAAGCTATATCTCAATATATGACTATTGATACGAGGTCTGGCCTACAACCAGGGCAAAAAGTTCGTGTTTACTATACAATTACAAGATCTCCGTTAATTACATGGGATGTAATTGCTATAGAACGTAGATAAATTAAGTAAGTAATCCTCCGGCTTTGCCGGGGGACTCACGGAGACGTGATAATTCCGGGAATACAAAATAAACCTACCAGAACTTTTTCAAGTATGGCGCTATTGCTTTGTTGACAATCTTATTCGATAAACTTATTGTAATACAAGGAGCTTATTGATGAATACTGTAACCTTGTCCAGCAAATATCAGGTTGTTATACCGAAGGAAATCAGAACTGCCGCCGGGCTCAAACCGGGAACTTCTTTTGAAGTTATGTTTTATGAAAACAGAATTGAGTTTATACCCCTGCAGCCTATCCAAAATCCGGAAGGGATTTTCCCGGGAATTGATACCTATATAACAAGGGACGAAGACCGGGTATGAATGTGGTCGATCCCTCCCTTTGGCTTGAGTATTTTGCGGGGAAATCCGGTCTCCGATATCATTAAGGACATTAAATCGGTATATATCCCGACCATGAGAAATTAAACTAAGCCCTGTTTCCTGCCAATCTTACCCCGCCGTTCCCTGGGACTTAGCATCGTTAGGTCCCTTGGACTTACTGTTCCCGGCGCTGCCTTACCCCGCAGTCCCTTGGGACTTGGCATCTTTACGTCCCTTAGATTTACTGTCCCCAGCATTCTTGCCCTTAGCATCCTTCGCCGCTTTGCCCTTACCTTTGTTGCCTTTTTCCATGAGCGCCCGGACCAGGATCGGCAATCCGTAGAGCCGGATAAAGCCCTTGGCGTCGGCGTGGTTGTAGAGTTCGCCGGTAGTAAAGCTGGCGATATCCGTGTTGTACAGGGAGTAGGGGGAGCTGACACCTGCAGAACTGATGCTGCCCTTGTAGAGCTTGAGCCGCACCGTTCCTGTCACCGTCTTTTGGGTGGTGTCCACAAAGGCAGAAAGGCTTTCCCGGAGGGGGGTGAACCAGAGGCCGCCGTAGATCACTTCGCCCATTTTCTGGGCTACCTGCTGTTTGAAACTGTAGGTCTGGCGGTCCAGGCAGATGTGTTCCAGTTCCTGGTGGGCGTAGTAGAGTATGCTGCCCCCGGGGGTTTCGTAGACCCCACGGCTCTTCATGCCCACCACCCGATTTTCTACCAGGTCGATCAGCCCCACCCCGTGGGCGCCGCCGATTTTGTTCAGTTCCCGGATCAGGCTGACTCCGTCAAGTTTTTTGCCGTTCACTGCGGTGGGGAGGCCCTTCTCAAATTCGATTTCCACGTACTCAGGCTTGTTGGGGGCCTTCTCCGGGGGGACGGTCATCTTGAGCATGCGGTTCAGGGAGGGCTC from Treponema primitia ZAS-2 includes:
- a CDS encoding PEGA domain-containing protein, whose protein sequence is MKRFIMGSLLVLFFLSILTSCASLLGENSKTLAIKSDPANATAIIYDSNNNRVAEKLTPTEIILKKAGKYTIEIEKEEYSPVKKVVPVKKQFNHAFWLNFLISGVGLGYSLALDPIFTTDPLNAYALAGYGLGAVGIIGIFYDIAKGSLTSVSPKEVNFNLNMTQAALAIKEAQEKEKQRIAAEKAENERLSAEAKRNDEEAKRKAEEEANRYDASKFTVVPTNFKPSRYAPADLFEAVAASKKLQISLNKQEAVANEFASAFMLGLGGSYIENFVSEAVFVYQDGTVIEFTSDDKAISQYMTIDTRSGLQPGQKVRVYYTITRSPLITWDVIAIERR
- a CDS encoding helix-turn-helix domain-containing protein, which gives rise to MNERDLRSILSLNIKKYRNYRKLSQAEFAEKIGISIPFLSDIENGKKWLSPRTLAKIASALNIEAYELLKPEKLIPDNIVDILEKYKVDINEAFGKTLGDLHENFISQVITK
- a CDS encoding AbrB/MazE/SpoVT family DNA-binding domain-containing protein; this translates as MNTVTLSSKYQVVIPKEIRTAAGLKPGTSFEVMFYENRIEFIPLQPIQNPEGIFPGIDTYITRDEDRV
- a CDS encoding argininosuccinate synthase translates to MKKKIVLAYSGGLDTTVIIPWLKENYDCDIIAVCVDVGQEADWTTIKQRALDTGALACYVADVKKEYVENYVWPALKANALYEDKYLLGTSTARPLIAKILVDYARKEKAYAIAHGATGKGNDQVRFDLGIMAFAPDLEIIAPWRTWDIRSREEEIKYLEKRKIPVPMKKSDSYSRDDNLWHISHEGLELEDPANEPSLNRMLKMTVPPEKAPNKPEYVEIEFEKGLPTAVNGKKLDGVSLIRELNKIGGAHGVGLIDLVENRVVGMKSRGVYETPGGSILYYAHQELEHICLDRQTYSFKQQVAQKMGEVIYGGLWFTPLRESLSAFVDTTQKTVTGTVRLKLYKGSISSAGVSSPYSLYNTDIASFTTGELYNHADAKGFIRLYGLPILVRALMEKGNKGKGKAAKDAKGKNAGDSKSKGRKDAKSQGTAG
- a CDS encoding type II toxin-antitoxin system VapC family toxin — its product is MDSGFLLDSNVIIGYLAAKIPASGLKAVAAIIDNTPHISVISQMEVLRHNDTPENEKTLMDFINSSIIHPLSEAVVQQTIALAKKSKIKLPDAIIAATSLIEGFTLVTRNIDDFKKVNGLKFLNPWSI